The genomic DNA AATCGAGCCAGATCTGATTGCCAGAGGCGCATGTTGACACCGAGTCTCTGCAAAATCGTCGTTGGGTGCTCCAGCTCTTATCTCGCTCTCCTTGCGTTGTGGCATGTCCAATTCTTGGAGCCCGCATTCCGAGGAGCAACGAGTGAAGGCCACATCGCCGTGGCTGAGCGCTCTCTCAATCTTAATGGTACTCGAGCCGCTGTAGATAGAGAGACGAACCCAGACCCCAAGCTCGTCTGGGAGGAGACCAAAATCGCCAAGCCGGGCGGGCCCGCCGAGCTTCACGCCGATGAACGCAGCCGCTCCCCATCACCGAAGACAGCGATGCCACGACCGTATAGATCGCACAAGATTCCCGCCTGCGATGCTTGCCGGCGACGAAAAGTACGATGTGAAGTGGACGACGATAGCGCGACCTGCAAGCGCTGTCAGCGGCTAAGTCGCACGTGTCTTTTTCTTCCGCCACACGCCAGCTCAGTATCGCTatcaggagaagaagatgaggtcAACGAATCGACGTCTCCTCGCgttcgacagcgacgacggtATCTTCATCAGAATGCTCCAGCAAGAGGCTCACATCCCGATGCGATGCCAAGTGCATCTTCGTCGACAGCCGGCCATGTCGCTGGTGACGTGCCAGCGGCAAAGACGGCGATGCTTGTAGGACCTGCAGTCGCTGAAGACGTGCGCATACTAGAAGACTTTCTCGATGCGCATGGACTGCAGGAGAACTATCTCAATGGAAGCGGCAACGATGTTGGGGCAGGTTCGCCACGCCTACGCCACGGGCGGGTCACCGCATACAACACGGTCTTCTCCAGCAACGGCAGTGAAGAAGCAATGGCCTATGTCACCGTGCCACCTGGTCACGCTGGCCTGGAGCTGGCAAGACATCCCGGAAAGACACAACTGGCAGCAATGCAGCAGCTACTCGACGCGCCGACACGAGATGAGCTCGTCAGCTTGTATTCTCGCTTCGTTCACCCCCATTTTCCGATCGTGGACATGCACGCCGTGCGTAGCAACGACGATTCAATCACGAGCACGCTCCTCTGTTACATATACATGCTGGCTCTGCCCTTGTGGCACAAGTCTCCAACGCTGGCTGGACGACAGCCACCAGATTTCGGCCGTGTTGTCAATCTTGCTACTGCCGCATTGCAGAGCGACTTCCTGGTGCCAACCACTTCTACCATCACTGCCGCTGTGTTGGACCTCCTTGGCCGACCTGTTCGCACCGTCACGACGAACATCTTGACCACCGGGAAGATGGTAGCACTCGCGCACAGCATGGGCCTCCATCGGGACTCATCTCGATGGTCAGCTTCGCAAGAAGAGAAATCTATCCGGAAGAGGCTGTGGTGGTCGGTGGTCATCCATGATTGCTGGGGAAGCTATGCTCATGGAACACCTCCCATCATTTCAAGCGATCGCTACGATGTGGTCGTGCTCGATCCTGTGGACTGGGCGCCCGTCCATGATGATCTCCGCGCGAGCCTTATGGCAGTGCAGAACACGCAGTTCTGCTATTTGACGCGTCACTTGAGCGACCTATTAGAACTCGTCCATGGCTTGAAGACCCGCTGGGAGGAAGTGCCAAGGAGGCTGAGGAAAATCGAGTGTGCTCTCGATGACTGGGAGGCAGACTTGCGGCGACTTTGCAGC from Cercospora beticola chromosome 3, complete sequence includes the following:
- a CDS encoding uncharacterized protein (antiSMASH:Cluster_12) — translated: MPSASSSTAGHVAGDVPAAKTAMLVGPAVAEDVRILEDFLDAHGLQENYLNGSGNDVGAGSPRLRHGRVTAYNTVFSSNGSEEAMAYVTVPPGHAGLELARHPGKTQLAAMQQLLDAPTRDELVSLYSRFVHPHFPIVDMHAVRSNDDSITSTLLCYIYMLALPLWHKSPTLAGRQPPDFGRVVNLATAALQSDFLVPTTSTITAAVLDLLGRPVRTVTTNILTTGKMVALAHSMGLHRDSSRWSASQEEKSIRKRLWWSVVIHDCWGSYAHGTPPIISSDRYDVVVLDPVDWAPVHDDLRASLMAVQNTQFCYLTRHLSDLLELVHGLKTRWEEVPRRLRKIECALDDWEADLRRLCSIDLRKGPPSGHSSMQFCFLSVRLLVQRLYLRAATAQTAYPIDTEKQYRIMSLRESAITIVDYVNMLTPEHFSEFWFAHSSHFLVSTIIMLLRCMIESHDPDQLSRCTSKLIQFRETLQDARANYGWDIADMCLERCSDAIERVTRSSAYGPPFNNHQSLTTGATDMPPPPLPDFDILDADWLAHSASGLDTLLPTQSLDLVWDRQ